The sequence CATTGCTCagcggagaagcccaggcggccgcccaacaactgccggtggcgaacctcctggattatgacgatctgaagagggccatcattcAGCGGGTCGGTCGGACCCCCGAACAACACCGTCAGCGTTTCCGCTCGCTTGAGTGGGGGGAGACCGGccggcccttcgcgatggcccaccagctccgggacgcctgccgcaaatggctattggccggtggaagcgacgtggaccacatcgtcgatctggtggtactggaacagttcatcgctcggcttcccaagaagaccgccgagtgggtccagtgccaccggcccacgtcgctgacgacggccatcaacctggcggaggaccatctggtggcgtgcccaggggtcggcgaaccccgtttaacttctccctctttctctcccccctctgtctctccttctcctcctgtccctctccctaggtcccgccctccagggccccctcgtattccccccagaggtcggggtggaatgggcccagggcaatacgggagttcgagggccccgcccaggggggcggggctgctggggtcgggcggggatatcggttccggttccaccccccctccgcgctcatattccaacccactccccgccgcaggggcggcgggcaggcctgggctggcctgctggcggtgcggtgacccggaccattttgtggaccgatgtccaatgatgg is a genomic window of Pseudorasbora parva isolate DD20220531a chromosome 12, ASM2467924v1, whole genome shotgun sequence containing:
- the LOC137094159 gene encoding uncharacterized protein, which codes for MTTPTPSATPFADIITSLAALHQNQHQAMLELRADQERRFEAIVRGQQEDRERFRSWIDREVHTEAAGLASAPVHVPLHKMGPQDDPEAFIDLFQKAAEACGWPRAQWPVRLIPLLSGEAQAAAQQLPVANLLDYDDLKRAIIQRVGRTPEQHRQRFRSLEWGETGRPFAMAHQLRDACRKWLLAGGSDVDHIVDLVVLEQFIARLPKKTAEWVQCHRPTSLTTAINLAEDHLVACPGVGEPRLTSPSFSPPSVSPSPPVPLPRSRPPGPPRIPPRGRGGMGPGQYGSSRAPPRGAGLLGSGGDIGSGSTPPPRSYSNPLPAAGAAGRPGLACWRCGDPDHFVDRCPMMDIGTMIRVPDVQRTTPDQAGEYQVP